gacattttgtcaaaaaaaattgtattgctaagttatccatatgtaccaaaaatcagacctctagctctattggctcgcttaaattagatatgcgcacaattaatgaggtacaacatctggtgtcatagggtgtcccatcataccatgtataagaaaggtttagcacttgtggttactgagttatggacaaattgtatatttgaggtcaaaggtcaccaaggtcacgtgacattttgtcaaagtgtctgagatatctgcgtgaacggatggactcacggacggacatgacccaatctataagcccctggactttatctgtggggaccaaaaactgtgtcactgcatcctttttccaatatgaatacgatgagaaacttaatttttatttttcttggccttatacatgggagtctatggactgccttatacatgggagtctatggactgccttatccatggggagtctatggacttccttatacatgggagtctatggaccgccttatacatgggagtctatggactgccttatacatgggagtctatggactgccttatacatgggagtctatggaggtgaaaactaaaaagtcctctaacacggccaaatttgatcgcattgtgaaacaaatcgacgtgcatctgtatgaggtagggtactatccttgtaccaagtttgaacgaaatcgctccaggcgtctctgagatatttgcgtgaacggacggacgcacgcacgcacgcacgcacgcacgcacgcacgcacggacatgaccaaacctataagtccccccggacggtgtccgtggggactaataaaagtCAGTAGGCTTGCTGGTGAAGTATGCCATCAATATAGCTAGTAATGTTTCTTGACTATTTCATATCTCATTATCTGCTTGTGTAGTCATGTTGAAATGTGAAAGGTAATTCTGTCCATTTGTTGATAAGGTGAAGATGTATGACAGGGTGAGGTCCCGATTATTGGGCCATTTTAATATCACAAACAAGAGCCAACAATGTAGATagttttggtttggttttgcattaaaaattcaaactttgtaaGGAAAAGATTGAGACTGTGTAGTACCAATTCAGTCAATACTCTCAGCTGTAACAGGGCTTTAAATCAACTGATGGACCTATAACGACACAAATACCATGCTGAGATAATGCAAATGACCAATCGTCATGGTGATTTGATAACACAGAACAGTTTTTAAACAGCATGGCATAAACACAAGCTCCAGCAGGTGTTACTGACAATACTCTCACTGGAGGGCGCTAAACATGAACGCTTACCTGACATAAGCCAAGTCTGCTTGGAACACTTTCAAACCAGTTGATGAGTGGATGAACCAGCGAAGCTTGCTTTCATCAAAGTCCAAGGTCAAACCAACAACCTCTTCACCAGTGAAAGCATCTAATTCATCATAGATAAAACGGCCATCTCCATTGAGTCTGGAACATTCAACACTACTAGATGTTGTCCAGTACAAGAAAGCTTCAACAGAATCTATTGCCAGATCTGAGGCTGGAATTGCTTGGACGGTTTCAGATATTGACCTCATGCCATCTTCTTGTACTGTGGCACGCAAGATCTGAAAAGAATAAAGTATTGGATTTCAGTCAAAgtctttgaaaaatatcagaatACTCCACTAGGAGGAACAGGGGAATTGCATATAGATGGGAATAGTACATCTATGATATAGGGGTGTGTTATACATGATTGTGTGGATGACAATAGCAGTACAGAAGTGTGTGAGAGTAGATGACTTACTTGAGTCTTGTCAGCCCAGTAGAGCATTCCAGTGAACCAGTCAACAACAATAGCTTCTGCTGCGGAAATGTCAGATACTGTTTGCACATTGTGCTCCACATCACTCATATTAACAAACTGAACCTTGCCTTCCTGAGTGGCCCAGTACACATTGTCATCATTCCAGTCCATGTCTGTATCAGCATCAGAATTTCAAGATAAAGATGAATTTAAAGAAATTTAGTTATCTGATAAGAAAAGTTTTTATTGGAGAAGACATCTGTAATCTTTGTTTAATGTGATATGTCTTTGTTATTTGTATTTGACATTCCAGTCCTATATTATATTGTTAGACATCCTTTATAGTACCAAGTAAGGTTTGTTCATAGTAACAGCTTATTTTTTGCAAACCCATATGTGTTTGTATATCCGTTTATATAAATCAAGCCTGTGTGTCAAGTGATCATGGATAACCCaatctttaaaggtatactgtcacctgttttgtaatagccaatcacagattttatgcgggtgaccgctttttaaaaagggcgccTCCACACGACCAGCCATGGCATACTGAGTAGCGTCGTCTGCATGTTCTTTGATGCATCAAATATGGAGGACCAACAGCTACAGGTGTTACGGGGTTGTACTCTAAGCCCCGCCCCTTTACgatatatggaatatgcaaatttacggagaccgtatacctttaacatgAATGGTGCTTTACACATCAtgtgacacatcatgtgatcaAAGCCAAGCTGAGGGTAACTGTGCATGTCAGATATTTACATCTGATCAGTGAATGTGTTTATTATTACCTGTGATTTCATCCTCAGCAGATAACAGAAGATCTTCCTGGGTTCCATCAATTGATAACTGTACTATGTCATTTTGTTTCGCTGCTAGAATCTGTGGATGGATGTCAGCTGCCAAAAGTACACAAATTAAAATAACACAATTTAATGCATAGCTTAGTTGATGGAAAGTAAATTCCTGTGCAATGTGTTCCTTCTGACATTCATGTTGGACATCTGTAGAGTGAATTAACACACAGGTAACAGAGCCTGCTGTTTTGAATTatgaatatcagtaaatttaaatCAATTTCGTTCTCTCATTCAAAGTAGTGCAAGTTGACCCTTGAGTTTCTTTCTTGATTATGAAGGAAAATAGtataaaatttcttgaagaaagtttgagcgatAGGTTGAAAACTTTTTGTTTCAAGGAATATCAGTGTAAATTAgactgaaaaataattttatgcaGGTTGAACTTTAAGTTTGATTTGATAGGAATAAAACATCTCACAAGACTTAATATGTATGGCCAGAGCATATTATACAACTTTTTGTAAGACATATGGTACTATTCCTcagaatttgaattttatttataaaacaaaaatttaggttttttaccccaaatatgtaCCCCTTTATCCTTTAAGTGGTTGAGATTCTCTgctctttgaaaatatttagtGTGAGGGGGTTTTCATATAATCTTTGAAGAGATTTATTGCTCTGAAAATGTGTAGTGGTTACGTGTACATGCAATGCTGCCTTAACTACATGAAAGTTTACCTTGCTGCAGTGTTTTGCCAATGAAAGCTGGTTTTGACCAGGCACCAACTCCACCAGGAGACAGTGACCGGACACGGATACCGTACATGGAACTGGGATCTAACTCTACAGATAGATGACTGGTATTAGTACTGCTACTCTCTACTGTGATGTTGCCTGTTTCCAGATTATGGATTTCAACATCATAAGTCCATCGTCTCCAGGCACCTTTCCCTTTAAAGTGATAAAAAATCAGTAATCAGTATTAGGATCATTATATCAGTAAAATTATGGCAGATACACGAACTATTAATAGTACAAAAGAAAGGAAATTTTACGAAAAtctaaaaaagttgaaaaatccTACCTATAAAATCCAGATTTTTAGGTTTATTCCAGGTGACGATTGCTGTACTTTGTGTAAAAAGAGCCTGTAGTTTGGATATCGGAGCAGATGGTACTGGATATGGCTGAGCTGTAGGGTGACTGACTGTCATGCCATTGCACTCGTATATAAAATCCAGATAGTAGAAGGCAAAATCATTAGCATAGTACAGACCAGTATCATGATGATACTCTTCAACAAACAATTGAGTTTTCCCAATAGTCCATGTAAACAGGTCATCAAACTGTACAATGCCAGTGAGGTCTTCAAAAGATAATGTCACCGCACGGTTGTCATGGACCGTTTGCAGATCAGCACCGTCAATAAACACAGACACCAACGTATCCGCCGACTGATTGGCAAAGAACATACGAAATGCGGAATAGTCAGCTGTTATAGCTGACAGCTCATCATGAGTAACGATCAGTTCTGTACTGTCACTGTCAACTTCACCAACATCTGCTAAATCCATACGATAAAGGCCATGGTCAAGTCCAACTTGAGTCCAGTAGAGAAATCTGCAAATTACCATATTACAcacataaatatttttaaatcagaattatcattgcaatgtaCTGTGTGCTGCAAGTCTACAGACTTGATTTACAGCTTGTACTTATAATATACCTGAAGCACATGTAATTGGggaggcaccgtggaccagtggttagggtaaccggactcactatcgggagtatggtgagttcgagacccggttcaagtcccGGTAGATCCAGAGTACCAGATGAACCGTCCCGAGGACGGtgaattcgagactctagctctgtgttgtgcccttgagcaaggcactttactcctttGTGCTCCATTAGGGCTGTGGTTGTGGGTTATGGGTATCTAGAAGTACTCGCCCTCcacgaaaagaggtgtttcacctatggagttattGAGTTtaaataccaaaaaaaaaaagggGTTAATCTAgggaaaaatatatttgttttgttttgttttttgttttgtttttctgctGAAAATCAGATGTAGTGAAAAAGTGTCCACATTCTTTGCTTTGCTCACTTACCTGTTGTTTCCTCTATTTGGAGGTATGTATCATCAACCCTGACCCTGACCCCTAACCTCCATGACATTATGTTGAAAATAACATCCAAGCAGGGTGTTCTAgggattaaaggtatactgtcacctgttccaattttgccgcaGTTACCATAGAAAGCgaaaaatctaaccaattacaatttttaaaaaaataccgcaattatacggtgtcgctcaaatttgatcagaattggtacataccagtatgggtaccaaagatcaacaataaatgttgtttctatctgttcagtgcaggaaaattctacgttgatgttatgacaatgatttctgcacagtacaaccagaaaaacaacaagaaatatttaaaccagaaaaacaagaatgacaaaagtaattaaggtctgaaactttaggtactggaggtcaactttagcaacatgcatagcagaaaggcagctagccctcCTTAGTTTGACCACAGACGGTCTTTCTCCcttctactgacggtcttcctcccctctactgtctatggtttgagcaggtctgttaatatgtaacagttcaatgacaatgacaggaaatgactcaagtcagtggagtaagcctgtttcaagcctgtttgtgaatttcgctttttcttacctcatttgcacatttttgacactgacgtgttcatttgaacaaattcacatctcaacccctacatctacctgtacaccaaatactgagacggtagctttggcagtatgggagcctttgtgtgtgacggacatacatccgcacatacccacaaatatacagacatacagacgccacttagactcatcatataagctcttttggtatttatatataaaaccaaatatgagctaaacaGCGCcttcacatgggcattttgaatacaaaggaacgcccctttgaccatatatgggcatacttAGATTACAGGTAATCTGTATACCTTAAATCAAGTTGCTGTATACCTATTTCAGGGAATACTTTTGCTGGTTATTTGAATACTAAAAACATATGCAAGATTAAACAAAGCCTGCAGGATCATTGGTCTCACCAGAAAAATGCTAAATTGTTGACTACGTAATGTTGACTTAAATTCTTAACCTATCTACCAGGAAAATTGTAACGTGACAAGTGTGTTCTTACCCACTGTACGGATCGACCAGTACATCGCCTGGCAAAGGATCCAACTCAAGCAGTACAATTTCAGCATCTTCACCAAACAAATCACATCGTACGAtctatgacaaaaataaaacactttCACTCCTGTACTTTTAAATCGAATTCTgtcttattttttgttgttatcCTATAAACATGCTTTTTTcggtttgttttcatgcattGTAAACTTTGTGAGTTATAGCATTGCAAACTTCAGGAGCACACCTCATGCTTCACGTAGATCTGGCCCTGTGGAATACCTGTATCGGATTCTGACAATCATGTCATGAAACCATCCTTTGTTTCTAAATTTTGCAAAAGCACCCATTATTTCATATGATAATGAGACTGCATCACGTACTTGAAGGGAAAATCaatgataacatttttattactCTTTGTTGTATACAGCAAATACATTGGCAGGTTCTTCAAAAagcaatttgaaatataaaatattaaaagtcaAAATACAACACATTGTGTACACTGTGCAAAGTTAGaattgacaaataaaattttagttcagacttAAAGTCATTTGTCGACAGACAGTATACCAATACAGGCTAATTAAGAGTTGCGATATGACTCTGAGAGTAAAAATAACCTTTttccacaaaaacaaaaataccagAAAGCGTATCACATGGAATTTTCAAAGATCTGACTTACAGTGTCATTTGCAATGAAGTACACTTTATCATACAGCCAATCTACCGATATGGACGTTATGATGTCATCACCGACAAAAATGATGTCTGTATCATTCACGCCATCCGACACATTACCAGTTTTTCTGAATAAGTTACCATCACTGTCAGAAAAGAAATACAAATCTTTCCAATAGTGTACTGCCAATCCTGGAAAATGGAAAAACAAAAGGGGAACGTGATGAAACATACTGACTATCCAGAGTGTGTACAACTTGAGATTATGTTATGATTATTAGTATCATTGATTATATTTCTAAAACATTACATCATTATTGATGATTTGACTGGAATTCACAGAGCTCCATACTTATCAGATACAGAGGACATCACTATCTTCATAGAGATATTATGTATATAATATCAACACATACCAGTATTCCATTAATATAGCATTTCCTATTGCATTCTTTTATGGTAGAATGCGCTCAgcaacagatattcggactctcaaaggtttacaataattttactttaccCGTAGAattaaaacagggatggcggccattttgaatatgagTGTTGGTAAAAacattgggttatttgtttttctagtgccaaaatttgttAGGTGACTCATGATTTCAAAGACAATGGTTCAAGGTGAATTAAGgacagtttaagtctttcaatttcgaggcacaAAACTACCTTAGTAATGCAAGTCACATCGACATAATCAGAAACCCTTGCATAAAACAATTCAGGCTATCAAATTATAGcaagatttgtttttcaaattgcaACAATATTCATAGGTTGTTTCTGTTTTAACCAAGACTCAATTATTAAAGGCACAGACAGATAGTAAATGGTAACACAGCACTATGTGTAGTACATACACTACCTTGTAAAGTGAAGGAAATCTGTCAAGTATTTCTATTCAGCTAACAGGGTACTAAGATGATCATATGGCACTGCACGGCGCAATTCCTCACTAGCTAAATAAAGTAATTCAGCAGTAGAACTTGAAACTGTAAAAGAGTAAATGTACACATATTTGTTCGTATCGATACTGATATATATTGCACAACATATGATACTGATATATATCCCacaacatcaattttttttatacatACTCCCTGCTGGAGACAAGAACAGTGAACTGACTGAGGTTGTTTAAACTCTTCCACTATGAATCTAGTATATTCCCTTACATCCTCTAGAATCTGAACAGTTGTAGTTGGAATGAAAATCCaaggaaaataacattttcagtcCATGGTAAAATTCAACTCAGACAAAGTTTTTTTAAACAGTCTTTCCTGCCCTGCTGCATGGGTGGGTCGTTTTGAAAATTGCAGAACAAA
This genomic window from Ptychodera flava strain L36383 chromosome 10, AS_Pfla_20210202, whole genome shotgun sequence contains:
- the LOC139141672 gene encoding proto-oncogene tyrosine-protein kinase ROS-like, producing the protein MDLADVGEVDSDSTELIVTHDELSAITADYSAFRMFFANQSADTLVSVFIDGADLQTVHDNRAVTLSFEDLTGIVQFDDLFTWTIGKTQLFVEEYHHDTGLYYANDFAFYYLDFIYECNGMTVSHPTAQPYPVPSAPISKLQALFTQSTAIVTWNKPKNLDFIGKGAWRRWTYDVEIHNLETGNITVESSSTNTSHLSVELDPSSMYGIRVRSLSPGGVGAWSKPAFIGKTLQQADIHPQILAAKQNDIVQLSIDGTQEDLLLSAEDEITDMDWNDDNVYWATQEGKVQFVNMSDVEHNVQTVSDISAAEAIVVDWFTGMLYWADKTQILRATVQEDGMRSISETVQAIPASDLAIDSVEAFLYWTTSSSVECSRLNGDGRFIYDELDAFTGEEVVGLTLDFDESKLRWFIHSSTGLKVFQADLAYVSLDPATTVEQTYFINSFTRQPALHYYSERLFWLNVDHNIVVSTIGSDSHATMMSSTPISALSIMQPSLHPVPDKYEGIPVVTPNTIEAESIQVVGVWDNFQIQWSPSDEVTYGTVWYEYLLKYDDTQLLQILTEPYHNVTGIPPYTEMEITLEAYTYWATSESTTVSLRSPMSGM